The Treponema sp. OMZ 790 genome includes the window CGGAATCAGCCCGGCCCGGATGCGGAAAGATTTGTAAGACACCTTTTAAAAATCTATACCTAATTTTTTAGAAGGGACTTTATATATTTAGCCCCCATAAGCGGAATATTTTTTTAAGCCTTTTTTCCATACTATTGCACAAAAAACACTTAATACCGCTATCCAAGAAACGGCTTTAAGTAAATGAAGGAAAGCTCCATAAAGCGATTCGTTGTCAAGCAAAAAACTTACGGGGATATGGGAAATAAAGGCAAAGGGTAAGTTTTTTAAAACCTTAAATACCGATTCGGGCAAAAAGACAAGAGGAAAAATAATACCGGCAGAAATATTTTTAAGTACCCTTATCGAAGTGTAAAGTGAAGAAACACGCGAAAAGTAAAAGCTGTATAGAGCTATCAAAAAATCGATTAAAAAATTGATAAGATAACCTGCAAATAAAAAGAGCGTAAAAAACACAATCTTCCATGTAAAAAAATTAAACACAAAATAAGGCGACAGTAAAAAATATAAAATCAAAATAGGAAGAGCATTCATCGTAATAAAAACAAAACGATGCGGTAAATCGGAAGCAAGTTGGTAAATTGCATAATTGTATGGTTTTATAAGATAGGTATTTAAGGTACCGAGCCTTATGTCATCCGAAACTTTAAATATAGAAACGGTTGAGGTGATATTGTATGTTATTAAGGTTAAAAAATAATAAGAAACAATTCCGCCTGCTTCAAGAGGCATATCCGTACTTTGATAACTGACGGCAAGCCATAAAAGCACATTAACGGTAAAAGGAAAAAGCGAAAATAAAAATCCCGAAATAAAATTAACCCTGTACTCCAATTGATTAGCTAAACTTGTCTTAAAAATTTTATAATAGATATTCATAATCTTTCCCTTAAAATAATTAAATAAAAAATCAGCCGGCCGCCGTATATAATTTTCTGATAACATCTTCCATCGATATATTTTCAATGGTAATATCGCTTAACTCTTCGATAAAATCATTGGAAATACTTTTTAATATACCCAAGCTATCTGAAGCATCGGCAGAAATTTTAACGGTATCTTCTCCTCTTTTTTCTGCAAAAAGCCCTTCCCTTTCGTGCAAGATTT containing:
- a CDS encoding ABC-2 family transporter protein, with protein sequence MNIYYKIFKTSLANQLEYRVNFISGFLFSLFPFTVNVLLWLAVSYQSTDMPLEAGGIVSYYFLTLITYNITSTVSIFKVSDDIRLGTLNTYLIKPYNYAIYQLASDLPHRFVFITMNALPILILYFLLSPYFVFNFFTWKIVFFTLFLFAGYLINFLIDFLIALYSFYFSRVSSLYTSIRVLKNISAGIIFPLVFLPESVFKVLKNLPFAFISHIPVSFLLDNESLYGAFLHLLKAVSWIAVLSVFCAIVWKKGLKKYSAYGG